A single Desulfobaculum xiamenense DNA region contains:
- a CDS encoding ferredoxin-thioredoxin reductase catalytic domain-containing protein, with the protein MPSEKSLELIRKYVDKYLGKTGTFTHPEPEVTEAVVQGLAAHVDTLGKPLCPCRFYPDKQEEITRRTWICPCDDMQQYKYCHCMLFVSEGGLPITEYLPEDHDGRQSYGDVADPSPDKAPRCKRGK; encoded by the coding sequence GTGCCCAGCGAGAAGAGTCTTGAACTGATCAGGAAGTACGTGGATAAATATCTCGGGAAGACCGGCACCTTCACCCATCCGGAACCGGAGGTGACCGAGGCCGTTGTGCAGGGCCTCGCCGCGCACGTGGACACCCTCGGCAAGCCGCTGTGTCCCTGCCGCTTCTATCCGGACAAGCAGGAGGAGATCACGCGGCGCACATGGATCTGCCCCTGCGACGACATGCAGCAGTACAAGTACTGTCACTGCATGCTGTTCGTCTCCGAAGGCGGCCTGCCCATCACCGAATACCTGCCCGAGGATCACGACGGCCGCCAGAGCTACGGCGATGTCGCCGATCCGTCCCCGGACAAGGCTCCGCGCTGCAAGCGGGGCAAGTGA